The stretch of DNA TCGAAGCTTTTTATAATAAGAATCCAGATCTGAAAGGGATTTTTTTGGGTACGATGCTGGCTCGAAAACATAACAGTTTTGTTCACACCTTTATTCGTATTGCTCCAGAATTTAAAAAAGAGTTTATTCATTTTTACAGCAAAATGCTTCAGAAAGGCATGGAATCTGGTATTTATCAAAAAAATTATTTTGTAGAAAATAGATGGAGGGAACTGAATAAAATAAAAAATAATCCGAATAAATTTTTACTGGATTGGGAGAGACAAAAAAAGCGTGAAGAAATAATATGTAACTATGATAAGGGGAAGATCTCTTATTTAAATAGATTTATATGGGCTTTGCAGGATCACGGTTTTAAATATACAATAAAGCGTGGCCTGAAGGAAATTATAAAAAAAATAGGTCCCAAACACTGGGATATTTTGGATGCACCAATGGCACATTTGAAAATTTTATGCTGTCGAATACTTAAAGTATTTGGATTATCGACAAGACGTATGCGTAGAATAGAAGCTGTAAAGGGCAGACATGACGGTGAACGTTGTTTTATTGCTTGTACAGGCCCTAGCTTATGTGTTGAAGATCTTGAAAAACTGAAAGGGGAGTATACCTTCAGTATGAATACTATTTTTTTGGCCTACGAAAATACGGATTGGCGACCTGATTATTATGGATTTGTTGATTATTATACATATTGTCGTTTATCCCAGCATTACAAAGTAGATTTTGAAAAAATTTGTAAGCGAGATGCTTTTCTTCATAGCTATATATCAGTACCGGATAGTGAAAAGATAAAAAGCTGTCATATACATTATGGCAATCATACAAAAAGAAGCAGGAAAAAGAATATTGTACGCATTGAAGACGATGTGTCCGTTTGTGTTTATGACTGCTTTACTGTAACAAACTTTGTTATGAATATTGCGATTTATATGGGTTTTAAGGAAATATACATTATTGGTTGTGATTGTAATTACGATGGAAAAAATGTACATTTTGTAAATTCAAAAATAGATCCCCAAAAAGATAAAACAGGGCGTTGGCAGGAAGCGGTTGACCTCAATAAAGTTGGTTATGAAGCAATAAAAAAGTATGCCAAGTCAAAGGGTGTTAAAATATTTAATGCTACAAGAGGCGGATATTTAGAGGTTTTTCCTAGAATTAATTTCGACAGTATTACTTTTAAATCCGAAATAGAAGTATAATTATAGCTAATATCGCTAAGTATGGATAGTATTACATGAAGAAGATGGTTGTAGACGTTTTAAAATGTATTGTCTTTTTTTTAGTGCTGATAATACTTCTTAATATAACTACACAAATATTTGTGGACAAAAGGGCCCGGAACGAAATAATCGGCTACCAGGATATCGCAAAGAATTCAGTAGATGTTTTATTTCTGGGATCTTCAAAAGTTGTAACAGCTTGTTCTCCTATGGTTATCTGGGATGCATATGGAATAACCTCTTATAACATTGCCATGGGAGGACAGTCTATCCCGATCAATTATTATAATCTGAAGTCTGCATTTCTAACCCAGAATCCCGAGGTAGTGGTTCTTGATGTGGGTTATGCATTTCAGAAGGATGTCTTTGCGGGACAACCGGCCAGATTTCGGCAATGGTTGGATTTTTCACCGTTTAGTATTGTAAAAGTTATGGCAATACTTGATTTATTACCCAAAGAAGAATGGCCAGATCATTTAATAAGTTTGCTTTATTTTCATAACCGATGGAAAGAATTAAGCAAAGCGGACTTTGAAAAAAATATTGATTTCACATATGGCGCTGGTGGAGGGGTTCAAAAAACAAGCGACCAGCCTATACGTTTGACCATTTTACCCGATGACGAGATAACTGATTCTTGTGGTTCGGATATTTCTATGCAGTATATGGGTAAGATAATTGATATGTGTGCTGAGAAAGGAGTAAAACTTCTGTTGTTGAATGTTCCGTCACGAGCAACAGGACAAACAAATCATGGTAACGGGGAGATGCTACAGCGACAGTGGAATGCTTTTGCAGATTATGCTAAGGAGAACAACTTGTTATATTTAAACTGCTTGCATCATTTAGATGAAATTGGAATCGATTTTTCAACTGATTATGCTGATTGGTCACATGCCAATTTAATTGGGCAGCAGAAAGTCTCTCTTTTTATAGGACAGTACTTGAAAAATAATTATAACTTAACGGACCATAGAGGCGAGGCAAAATACTCTTTGTGGAATGATTCATACTTGATCTATTCAGAACAATTAACCAGCTTGGGTATAAATATATTACCAAAAAATTATACAAATGAACTTTCATCCTTGAACCAAAAAGAGTCCGTACAGATACGGGATAATAATCTACTTAAAGCTGATAACCCCCTTACACTTACTTCTAACGATTCTATTCATTATA from Sediminispirochaeta bajacaliforniensis DSM 16054 encodes:
- a CDS encoding glycosyltransferase, producing the protein MPKVSIVVPVFNTEKYLKVCLDSILCQTLKELEIICVNDGSTDNSLKILKEYSVADNRIKIIDKPNSGYGNSMNIGMEAATGEYIGIVESDDYIIQNMYEILYHIAISNDLDMIKSDYYSFVSDENGKEHRTYIKNSGYTNMVFSPKFRPGVLLSTTANWTGLYKTNFLRKHNIKHNETPGASYQDIGFHFITLSLAERAYFFDQAFYLYRQDNPNSSINSKKKVYCIHDEYEFIEAFYNKNPDLKGIFLGTMLARKHNSFVHTFIRIAPEFKKEFIHFYSKMLQKGMESGIYQKNYFVENRWRELNKIKNNPNKFLLDWERQKKREEIICNYDKGKISYLNRFIWALQDHGFKYTIKRGLKEIIKKIGPKHWDILDAPMAHLKILCCRILKVFGLSTRRMRRIEAVKGRHDGERCFIACTGPSLCVEDLEKLKGEYTFSMNTIFLAYENTDWRPDYYGFVDYYTYCRLSQHYKVDFEKICKRDAFLHSYISVPDSEKIKSCHIHYGNHTKRSRKKNIVRIEDDVSVCVYDCFTVTNFVMNIAIYMGFKEIYIIGCDCNYDGKNVHFVNSKIDPQKDKTGRWQEAVDLNKVGYEAIKKYAKSKGVKIFNATRGGYLEVFPRINFDSITFKSEIEV